A window from Mangifera indica cultivar Alphonso chromosome 2, CATAS_Mindica_2.1, whole genome shotgun sequence encodes these proteins:
- the LOC123199293 gene encoding uncharacterized protein LOC123199293 isoform X6 has product MTILQIAILGAGIFVKTQYYPRLSEISDIVSVKFIWSPSEEFAKSAVEIARKHFGGLEAVWGNQRLDRSINEGSCLGVAVVRARQFQINCLYITQVD; this is encoded by the exons ATGACAATTTTACAAATCGCGATTCTCGGCGCCGGAATCTTCGTCAAAACGCAGTACTATCCGCGGCTGTCCGAGATTTCTGATATCGTTTCCGTCAAATTCATTTGGAGCCCCTCTGAG GAATTCGCGAAAAGTGCAGTTGAAATTGCGCGTAAGCATTTCGGTGGTTTGGAGGCCGTCTGGGGAAATCAACGACTTGATCGTAGTATTAATGAAGGTTCGTGTCTTGGCGTTGCGGTGGTTCGTGCTAGACAATTTCag ATTAATTGTCTATACATTACACAAGTAGACTGA
- the LOC123199293 gene encoding uncharacterized protein LOC123199293 isoform X2, protein MTILQIAILGAGIFVKTQYYPRLSEISDIVSVKFIWSPSELKLRVSISVVWRPSGEINDLIVVLMKVRVLALRWFVLDNFSQLENDALLFSKWLSPVDLQRHVVKLKSISNIFCAHCLFLLFGNFRCSGQLLA, encoded by the exons ATGACAATTTTACAAATCGCGATTCTCGGCGCCGGAATCTTCGTCAAAACGCAGTACTATCCGCGGCTGTCCGAGATTTCTGATATCGTTTCCGTCAAATTCATTTGGAGCCCCTCTGAG TTGAAATTGCGCGTAAGCATTTCGGTGGTTTGGAGGCCGTCTGGGGAAATCAACGACTTGATCGTAGTATTAATGAAGGTTCGTGTCTTGGCGTTGCGGTGGTTCGTGCTAGACAATTTCag TCAACTGGAGAATGATGCTCTGCTGTTTTCGAAATGGTTGTCTCCAGTAGATCTCCAAAGGCATGTGGTGAAGTTAAAATctatttcaaacattttttgtGCTCATTGTTTATTCTTATTGTTTGGTAACTTTAGATGCTCTGGCCAGTTGTTGGCCTGA
- the LOC123199293 gene encoding uncharacterized protein LOC123199293 isoform X1 gives MTILQIAILGAGIFVKTQYYPRLSEISDIVSVKFIWSPSEEFAKSAVEIARKHFGGLEAVWGNQRLDRSINEGSCLGVAVVRARQFQLHGCEVVSVSATTSQVDETLPPHDSISCNFQLENDALLFSKWLSPVDLQRHVVKLKSISNIFCAHCLFLLFGNFRCSGQLLA, from the exons ATGACAATTTTACAAATCGCGATTCTCGGCGCCGGAATCTTCGTCAAAACGCAGTACTATCCGCGGCTGTCCGAGATTTCTGATATCGTTTCCGTCAAATTCATTTGGAGCCCCTCTGAG GAATTCGCGAAAAGTGCAGTTGAAATTGCGCGTAAGCATTTCGGTGGTTTGGAGGCCGTCTGGGGAAATCAACGACTTGATCGTAGTATTAATGAAGGTTCGTGTCTTGGCGTTGCGGTGGTTCGTGCTAGACAATTTCag CTCCATGGATGTGAAGTTGTCTCAGTATCAGCCACAACCTCTCAAGTGGACGAAACTTTACCTCCACACGATAGCATATCATGCAACTT TCAACTGGAGAATGATGCTCTGCTGTTTTCGAAATGGTTGTCTCCAGTAGATCTCCAAAGGCATGTGGTGAAGTTAAAATctatttcaaacattttttgtGCTCATTGTTTATTCTTATTGTTTGGTAACTTTAGATGCTCTGGCCAGTTGTTGGCCTGA
- the LOC123199293 gene encoding uncharacterized protein LOC123199293 isoform X3, protein MTILQIAILGAGIFVKTQYYPRLSEISDIVSVKFIWSPSELKLRVSISVVWRPSGEINDLIVVLMKVRVLALRWFVLDNFSSMDVKLSQYQPQPLKWTKLYLHTIAYHATFNWRMMLCCFRNGCLQ, encoded by the exons ATGACAATTTTACAAATCGCGATTCTCGGCGCCGGAATCTTCGTCAAAACGCAGTACTATCCGCGGCTGTCCGAGATTTCTGATATCGTTTCCGTCAAATTCATTTGGAGCCCCTCTGAG TTGAAATTGCGCGTAAGCATTTCGGTGGTTTGGAGGCCGTCTGGGGAAATCAACGACTTGATCGTAGTATTAATGAAGGTTCGTGTCTTGGCGTTGCGGTGGTTCGTGCTAGACAATTTCag CTCCATGGATGTGAAGTTGTCTCAGTATCAGCCACAACCTCTCAAGTGGACGAAACTTTACCTCCACACGATAGCATATCATGCAACTT TCAACTGGAGAATGATGCTCTGCTGTTTTCGAAATGGTTGTCTCCAGTAG
- the LOC123199293 gene encoding uncharacterized protein LOC123199293 isoform X7 — MTILQIAILGAGIFVKTQYYPRLSEISDIVSVKFIWSPSEEFAKSAVEIARKHFGGLEAVWGNQRLDRSINEGSCLGVAVVRARQFQSTGE, encoded by the exons ATGACAATTTTACAAATCGCGATTCTCGGCGCCGGAATCTTCGTCAAAACGCAGTACTATCCGCGGCTGTCCGAGATTTCTGATATCGTTTCCGTCAAATTCATTTGGAGCCCCTCTGAG GAATTCGCGAAAAGTGCAGTTGAAATTGCGCGTAAGCATTTCGGTGGTTTGGAGGCCGTCTGGGGAAATCAACGACTTGATCGTAGTATTAATGAAGGTTCGTGTCTTGGCGTTGCGGTGGTTCGTGCTAGACAATTTCag TCAACTGGAGAATGA
- the LOC123199293 gene encoding uncharacterized protein LOC123199293 isoform X4, whose translation MTILQIAILGAGIFVKTQYYPRLSEISDIVSVKFIWSPSEEFAKSAVEIARKHFGGLEAVWGNQRLDRSINEGSCLGVAVVRARQFQVEMTNVYSFLAGRFYFGYVSAFHCWIEDGSQEIL comes from the exons ATGACAATTTTACAAATCGCGATTCTCGGCGCCGGAATCTTCGTCAAAACGCAGTACTATCCGCGGCTGTCCGAGATTTCTGATATCGTTTCCGTCAAATTCATTTGGAGCCCCTCTGAG GAATTCGCGAAAAGTGCAGTTGAAATTGCGCGTAAGCATTTCGGTGGTTTGGAGGCCGTCTGGGGAAATCAACGACTTGATCGTAGTATTAATGAAGGTTCGTGTCTTGGCGTTGCGGTGGTTCGTGCTAGACAATTTCag GTTGAGATGAcaaatgtatattcatttttgGCTGGGAGGTTTTATTTTGGATATGTGAGTGCATTTCATTGCTGGATTGAGGATGGTAGTCAGGAAATTCTCTAA
- the LOC123199293 gene encoding uncharacterized protein LOC123199293 isoform X5, whose amino-acid sequence MTILQIAILGAGIFVKTQYYPRLSEISDIVSVKFIWSPSELKLRVSISVVWRPSGEINDLIVVLMKVRVLALRWFVLDNFSAIISIGQIMPTDTVQQRRG is encoded by the exons ATGACAATTTTACAAATCGCGATTCTCGGCGCCGGAATCTTCGTCAAAACGCAGTACTATCCGCGGCTGTCCGAGATTTCTGATATCGTTTCCGTCAAATTCATTTGGAGCCCCTCTGAG TTGAAATTGCGCGTAAGCATTTCGGTGGTTTGGAGGCCGTCTGGGGAAATCAACGACTTGATCGTAGTATTAATGAAGGTTCGTGTCTTGGCGTTGCGGTGGTTCGTGCTAGACAATTTCag TGCGATCATATCAATTGGACAAATCATGCCTACAGATACTGTTCAACAAAGGAGGGGGTAA
- the LOC123199284 gene encoding DNA topoisomerase 6 subunit B, with product MSDDEKPKKSKSKNRRDPLEYSALQQKSPAEFFADNKNIAGFDNPGKSLYTTVRELVENSLDSAESISELPVIEVTIEEIGKAQYYAMIGLSNHERVDEALYEDYETAKSREKRLRKEFLKKERDAMNAAFGKKVQETASTKAMKGRGETSIFRVTCKDNGRGMPHDDIPNMFGRVLSGTKYGLKQTRGKFGLGAKMALIWSKMSTGLPIVISSSMKGQDFVSYCKLDIDIRRNIPNIHKHEKRDNKYRWHGAEVQLIIEGNWTTYRSKILHYMRQMAVITPYAEFLFKYVPDQDVSDKQNITIRFSRRTDAMPPVPVETKHHPSSVDLLLIKRLIAETSKQNLLQFLQHEFVNIGKSLAERLIGEMGPGFSPKMAVKSLTSEQIVRINQLFRQAKFDDPSGDCLSPAGEYNLRLGIIKELNPDLVATYSGSAQVFEGHPFIVEAGVSLGGKDVKQGLNIFRFANRIPLLFEQGGDVVTRTALKRINWTNYKINQTQDKIGVFVSIVSTKIPFKGTGKEYIGDDISEIAAAVKTAIQQCCNQLKSKIVRKIQAREQQERKRNLSKYIPDAAGAIYNVLKEMSQFQASKKQRYEEQDTDLLKKVYSRTVTKETLTQMLAQHVEKVDYEMAMEYATQSGVTEEPRETIYLPALETDGNYTDLHSSNFVFRLIQ from the exons ATGTCCGATGACGAGAAACCGAAGAAATCCAAATCAAAGAACCGGAGAGATCCCTTAGAGTATAGCGCTCTCCAGCAAA AATCTCCAGCTGAGTTCTTTGCAGACAACAAGAACATTGCTGGATTTGATAAT CCTGGAAAATCCCTTTACACTACTGTGAGAGAGCTTGTTGAAAATTCACTTGATTCGGCGGAGTCAATATCTGAGCTTCCTGTCATAGAAGTTACAAT CGAGGAAATAGGAAAAGCCCAGTATTATGCCATGATTGGTCTTTCTAATCATGAGCGTGTTGATGAAGCACTATATGAAGATTATGAGACAGCCAAGTCCCGTGAG AAACGATTACGTAAAGAGTTTCTTAAAAAAGAACGAGATGCTATGAATGCTGCTTTTGGGAAGAAAGTTCAAGAAACTGCATCTACCAAGGCCATGAAGGGACGTGGTGAGACTTCAATTTTCAGGGTTACATGCAAG GATAATGGAAGAGGAATGCCGCATGATGATATCCCAAATATGTTTGGTCGAG TTTTGTCTGGGACAAAGTATGGCTTGAAGCAGACACGAGGGAAGTTTGGTCTTGGTGCAaagatg GCATTAATTTGGTCCAAGATGAGTACAGGTCTGCCAATAGTGATCTCATCATCAATGAAGGGCCAAGATTTTGTTTCATATTGCAAGCTGGACATAGATATACGTAG GAATATTCCTAATATTCATAAGCATGAAAAACGGGACAACAAGTATAGGTGGCATGGAGCTGAAGTTCAACTGATTATTGAGGGAAATTGGACAACTTACCGA TCTAAGATATTGCATTACATGCGACAAATGGCTGTTATCACCCCGTATGCTGAATTTCTATTCAAATATGTGCCAGATCAAGATGTTTCTGA CAAACAAAACATCACCATTAGATTTTCACGGAGAACAGATGCGATGCCTCCAGTCCCTGTAGAGACCAAGCACCATCCATCTTCAGTTGATTTACTTCTGATCAAACGCCTCATTGCAGAAACTTCGAAACAGAATCTCCTGCAGTTTCTTCAGCATGAATTTGTAAATATAGGGAAATCCCTTGCTGAAAGATTAATTG GTGAAATGGGTCCAGGGTTTAGCCCAAAAATGGCTGTTAAGTCCCTAACTTCTGAGCAAATAGTACGCATCAATCAGTTGTTTCGTCAAGCTAAATTTGATGACCCTAGTGGTGAT TGTCTTAGTCCTGCGGGGGAATACAATCTCCGTCTAGGAATTATAAAGGAGCTGAATCCAGACTTGGTTGCTACTTATTCAGGCAG TGCTCAAGTTTTTGAGGGACATCCGTTCATTGTGGAAGCTGGTGTTAGTCTTGGTGGAAAAGATGTTAAGCAG GGTTTGAATATTTTTCGTTTCGCAAACAGGATTCCTCTTCTGTTTGAACAAGGTGGCGATGTTGTCACTAGAACTGCTCTTAAGAGAATAAA TTGGACCAATTACAAGATCAACCAAACACAAGACAAAATTGGTGTCTTTGTGAGTATTGTTAGTACAAAAATCCCCTTCAAGGGGACTGGGAAGGAGTATATTGGGGACGATATCAGTGAGATAGCTGCTGCTGTCAAG ACTGCCATTCAGCAGTGCTGCAACCAGCTAAAATCGAAAATAGTGAGGAAAATTCAGGCTCGGGAGCAGCAGGAGAGAAAACGTAACTTGAGCAA GTATATACCTGATGCTGCAGGTGCTATATACAATGTTTTGAAAGAAATGTCACAATTCCAAGCATCAAAGAAACAGCGTTATGAGGAACAAGACACAGATCTACTTAAAAAGGTATACTCTCGAACAGTTACGAAAGAGACTCTCACACAAATGCTTGCTCAACATGTTGAAAAG GTGGATTATGAGATGGCAATGGAGTATGCTACGCAGAGTGGAGTAACTGAGGAGCCAAGGGAAACTATATACTTACCAGCACTAGAAACAGACGGCAACTATACTGACCTCCACAGTTCTAACTTTGTATTCCGACTCATTCAGTAA